CACCGTCATTGTCATTGCGTCCGTCAAATTGCACAGAGAGTTGGTCATCGTAGAGCGCCGCGAGAACGGTCTGCATCGTGGTAAAGAGTAGTGGATCACCCACTGCATCATCGTCGCGCTTCTGATTGTTGTACAGTTTAAAACGGCGCAAATTCTTCGCGCGCTTCGGTTCCATGAACGACCACGCCACCTGATATTCATTCCCCACTTGATTGAGTAAACGTTTATAGCCCTTTTTTTCAAGGGATTTCATCGCTTTCTCTGCGGCTTTATCAACCTCGGCAACGACATCTTGTATCGAGCTGCTGGTAATTTCGCCGTCAATTAAGTTTGATTCGTTCTTTTGCATATAAAAAAGCCGGCGACCCTGCATCTCCGTTTGTTTGTCTAAAACAAATAGAGGTGTAGAGCCGCCGGTATTGCCGTGACAGGCTTTATTCGGTATTGCTACCGCGATATGGGGAATGTGCTTGCATCGAAATTATAGCACACGTTCAATAAAACTTTTTATCGGCGCTGGTAAAAAGGTTGTGGATAACTTTAAAAAAATATGATACCCCTATAACATGTTACATTCCCATAGTTATTCATGTTGACTGTTTATCGCTTTAGCAATGTAGTTTCCGACCAATGCACCACGCAACAACATTGAATCTGTCACCTCAATTCTGACGGGCACTCCGTTCTGTTTGAACACGCTGATCGTGGAATGTTCTGCTGCCTCGCGGACGCGCATAATAATGGCGAGCTCCACCGGCGTCAAGGCAAGTGCAATGAGCTGCGCATTATTTATCATAGGGATCTAGCGATTGTGCGGCGCTCTGCCGGGCATTCGGGTCAACGTATGGGACAAATGGCGGTTCTTGGTATAGTAAGCGCCCAATGCATTCTACGCAGTGATCGTCCTTATCCATAGGTCGCTCCTTCTGATCATGGAAGTCCGCTTGCTTTCCCGTCCACTCCTGCCACTGGTAATGTTGAAATTCAAATATCGTGCGCACGCATGTGTCGAACACGTACAACTCCGGCGCAACAAGCATCTGATCTCCGACCTGTTGAAAGTTCAGTGCGTCTCCAATTCGTCTGTCGGACATCGCACGCGCTTTTGTTGCCGGAAGGTAGTGTAGGCCCTGTTCTGATAAACGCTGCGCAAGAGATTTATTTGTGTGCTGATCCACAATAAACATGGAAGGGTCTCCGATGCGACGCTCCACACGGTACTGCGATGCCTTTGATTTGATGCGCGAGGCAAGTTCTTCTGTGGTTGCCTTGATGAAGAGTTCGTCAACGATAAACTTTGTGCCCTTCCTGTCCACTGCAATCCACACGGTTGCGTCTGGCGTGCGCGGATGTGGGTCGAGTGCCTCATAAACCGTAAAATTACGCATGTCGACGTTAAACGGTTTGATGACGTGAATTTTTGGATCGAATTTTTTAAACACAAGACCAGTAAGATGTTGAAATTTACCAAATACGCGAGCTTGTTTATCGTCCTCCGAATACTGTGCAATCATTTTATCAATAATCGCATCATCGAGAAAGCCACGCACACCCTTTGACCGTGA
This genomic interval from Patescibacteria group bacterium contains the following:
- a CDS encoding terminase family protein; amino-acid sequence: MTSIDLKSMTTEGKRAHLRELMELQALRFRTEKWKQYVPIGKGEEFINMAGSDKYFVSLLSAANGIGKTCLLVNMLAQLFWPTENPFFQNAPLFQKWPYLKKFRIISDPTTVKQAIIPEMKAWFPYGRYKTNKAGKQYEYNWTTDTGWSLDVMTYDQDLKEFESATIGGAWLDEPPPESIFKATVSRFRRGGVIWITATPLTGSAWMYDYIIGNPKREEQGRAFIEADVWSASRSKGVRGFLDDAIIDKMIAQYSEDDKQARVFGKFQHLTGLVFKKFDPKIHVIKPFNVDMRNFTVYEALDPHPRTPDATVWIAVDRKGTKFIVDELFIKATTEELASRIKSKASQYRVERRIGDPSMFIVDQHTNKSLAQRLSEQGLHYLPATKARAMSDRRIGDALNFQQVGDQMLVAPELYVFDTCVRTIFEFQHYQWQEWTGKQADFHDQKERPMDKDDHCVECIGRLLYQEPPFVPYVDPNARQSAAQSLDPYDK